The Bombus terrestris chromosome 16, iyBomTerr1.2, whole genome shotgun sequence genome includes a region encoding these proteins:
- the LOC100651665 gene encoding rho GTPase-activating protein 100F isoform X6 — MDKRTIPRTTDLDTSRRRKEEQQRAWTPVETRERGAEGCTTKAEELLAAAAGLPEDTSNKRGCKSAAQVWMSLLSLCDRMCGSAAWLVLFTCLHGEGRGEVTDISASPGRQAPANQLRPKEPPPMVIQGDFRKVSGISTEIFKQIETVENDHDASTAAALEAVERRGEMVVRVIEPRQMGRQASEAAKKFIAMQDPKHPIHFVEIIKRPGQTLGLYIREGNGVDRNDGVFISRIALETAVYNSGCLKVGDEILAVNLVDVTHMSLDDVVIIMSIPRRLVLATRHGQHQPVSHSRQTEHKAPPVVVIKRELNEDESDHATSNHVRDGNRRRGDGREMLPSRSRLGLSGLGSSQDLGSSNGDLYYNSRPEGHWSYQPPPPPVITHQPKPSTTQHFQPYERGYPKTLESLAEKDFTKVHSFYTGPVIPSNGGRRMSTGAGMQSVGSRLSSQTQPSHYGYGQHSGSGRIMPRSGSDQHLPRVDYTSITTPARHTLLRSSLKSGTSALRYNTRYGTQGDSTSTTQRQGQFGTLTRRHRPSLDYASDTEATCSSSPKSAYYYYRHNMNNPPQSSAVSHLATLSRSQIGQSSSGRIPSSPSVFTSDEYRAWLSRTPSTSALYEQIRATTTRPPRYTYSAENIHAAVNQGEYGSYGTYRPLSSTLDRLSTRSASAQQVNLANLRASTAISSTCHRGTANPRPASVASSARTSLTSQKPSLSSSTTQRATSVRRIRNLLDLESTRSIPTPTPTRTQDQRLLDINPAEFLKYKIEKPPTVGTPSSTSSLLSSLGETSSGDLAGGVSGLLWVHLLAGRGLRSTTSSSAATTPSTPSGQPNLASCGLRDLYCVLECDRVHKARTVMRTGDLMFDWDETFELDLVGNRQLDLLVYSWDPQYRHKLCYKGSVHLATLLKESPVHQLAVKVEPRGTIYLRLRYTDAQQTFRRRGLPVISLATRVAPLFGVDLDTVVSRESKTGGVPGGVSTALAMGVPNVPIIVWRCVEEVERRGLDIIGLYRLCGSATKKRILREAFERNARSVNLSPDNVPDINVITGVLKDYLRELPEPLFTRCLYQMMVDALAVCLPDDPQGNAKLMFSILDCLPKVNRCTLIYLLDHLAMVVSQCNKMSPASLAVCFGPVLMLHSEENGPPLDFQQPIAVLKYLLEIWPVKSVRKISSVASALPRVTPTVEHNSSQQQLQHQQQAQQQVQQQLQGTLGRTGLPWQPQHSLHQQPPTTATPAALAPSTRPPPPVKPRQVIVSSPGSPSSEESEASPEPINKSLLGGLGLEKNNEGATANSTGPGTEQITPTSSVDTEEGNTPHPEEGEKGVEGDAEASDDDRH, encoded by the exons ATGGATAAACGTACTATCCCAAGAACGACGGACCTCGACACCTCGAGAAGGAGGAAAGAGGAGCAGCAGAGGGCCTGGACACCGGTTGAGACCAGGGAGAGGGGTGCTGAGGGCTGCACGACCAAGGCTGAAGAGCTCCTAGCCGCTGCCGCCGGCCTTCCTGAGGACACGTCTAACAAAAGGGGCTGCAAATCGGCCGCGCAAGTGTGGATGTCTTTATTGTCCCTCTGTGATCGGATGTGCGGCTCCGCCGCGTGGCTAGTGCTCTTCACATGCCTCCACGGG GAGGGCCGGGGGGAAGTGACAGACATCAGTGCAAGTCCTGGGAGGCAAGCACCTGCCAACCAGTTGCGCCCCAAGGAACCACCCCCCATGGTGATTCAGGGAGATTTCAGAAAG GTGAGTGGAATCAGCACAGAGATCTTCAAACAGATCGAGACCGTCGAGAACGATCATGACGCCTCGACAGCAGCGGCCCTCGAAGCTGTCGAACGAAGGGGTGAGATGGTCGTCCGAGTCATCGAGCCACGACAGATGGGCAGACAGGCGTCCGAGGCGGCGAAGAAGTTCATTGCTATGCAG GATCCAAAGCACCCCATCCACTTTGTCGAGATAATCAAAAGGCCAGGCCAGACGCTGGGGTTGTACATACGGGAGGGCAATGGCGTCGACAGAAACGACGGTGTCTTTATCTCGAGGATAGCCCTGGAGACCGCAGTCTACAACAGCGGCTGCCTGAAG GTTGGGGATGAAATCCTAGCAGTGAATCTGGTCGATGTGACGCACATGAGCCTGGACGATGTCGTGATCATTATGTCGATACCCAGGAGGCTCGTCCTGGCGACTAGGCATGGCCAGCACCAGCCAGTCTCACATAGTCGTCAGACCGAGCACAAAGCGCCTCCGGTTGTGGTGATCAAGCGGGAGCTAAATGAAGATGAGAGCGACCATGCAACGAGTAACCACGTCAG GGATGGCAATCGTAGGCGTGGCGACGGTCGTGAGATGCTACCTTCCCGGTCTAGATTAGGTCTGTCGGGTCTAGGCTCCAGTCAAGACCTAGGTTCGAGCAACGGTGATCTATACTACAACTCCAGACCGGAGGGACACTGGTCGTATCAACCACCACCACCTCCTGTTATTACACATCAGCCAAAACCCTCTACAACGCAACACTTCCAGCCTTATGAGCGTGGATACCCAAAAACTTTGGAGAGTTTAGCTGAAAAA GATTTCACAAAG GTACACTCCTTCTACACGGGGCCAGTCATCCCCTCAAATGGTGGTCGTCGAATGTCCACGGGCGCAGGGATGCAATCAGTTGGCAGTAGATTGTCTAGTCAGACTCAGCCATCGCATTATGGTTATGGCCAACATTCTGGAAGTGGAAGAATTATGCCTAGAAGCGGTTCAGATCAACATTTACCTCGCGTTGATTACACTAGTATCACCACTCCAGCTCGACATACTCTTCTTAGATCCAGCTTGAAGTCAG GAACATCTGCGTTGAGATACAACACCAGATATGGCACTCAGGGAGACAGTACATCGACTACTCAAAGACAAGGTCAATTTGGTACTCTAACCAGGAGGCACCGACCGTCGTTGGATTATGCTTCAGACACTGAAGCAACCTGTTCGAGTTCGCCCAAGTCGGCGTATTATTACTACAGGCACAATATGAACAATCCGCCTCAGAGTAGCGCTGTCTCGCATCTTGCCACCCTATCGAGATCACAAATTGGTCAGAGTTCCTCAG GAAGAATACCGTCATCACCCAGTGTGTTCACATCAGATGAGTACCGAGCATGGCTGAGTCGAACGCCGAGTACCAGTGCATTGTACGAGCAGATTAGAGCCACTACGACTAGACCACCACGTTACACTTACAGCGCAGAGAACATCCACGCAGCTGTAAATCAA GGTGAATATGGAAGCTATGGGACGTACAGACCATTGTCCAGCACGCTGGATCGTTTGTCAACAAGATCAGCCTCTGCTCAGCAAGTGAATCTTGCCAACTTAAGAGCATCGACAGCGATCAGCTCGACGTGTCATCGTGGAACAGCGAACCCAAGACCGGCCTCGGTTGCATCTAGTGCTCGTACGTCCTTGACGAGTCAGAAACCGTCACTGAGCAGCTCCACCACCCAGAGGGCAACGTCGGTCAGAAGAATCAGGAACCTGCTGGACTTGGAGTCCACCCGAAGCATACCTACCCCCACACCTACCAGAACTCAGGATCAAAGACTGCTAGATATTAATCCTGCAG AGTTCCTTAAGTATAAGATAGAAAAACCTCCGACTGTGGGAACTCCGAGCTCGACTAGCTCTCTTTTGAGCTCGCTCGGGGAAACCAGCAGCGGTGACCTGGCGGGTGGTGTTAGTGGACTACTTTGGGTGCATCTTCTGGCAGGTCGTGGCCTCCGCTCAACAACATCCTCCTCAGCGGCCACTACTCCTTCCACACCATCAGGTCAGCCTAATTTAG CTAGTTGCGGCTTGAGAGACCTTTACTGCGTACTGGAGTGCGATAGGGTACACAAGGCGAGGACAGTGATGCGAACTGGCGATTTAATGTTCGACTGGGACGAAACCTTCGAGCTGGATCTCGTTGGCAACCGGCAGTTAGACTTGCTGGTCTATTCCTGGGATCCACAGTACAGGCACAAGCTTTGTTACAAAGGATCTGTGCACCTGGCGACCCTTTTGAAAGAATCACCAGTTCACCAGCTAGCTGTCAAAGTCGAACCACGTGGCACAATTTATCTAAGACTGAGATATACGGATGCTCAGCAGACATTCCGAAGGAGAGGACTCCCGGTCATATCTCTGGCTACCAGAGTGGCGCCACTTTTCGGAGTTGACCTTGACACGGTG GTGAGTCGAGAGAGCAAGACTGGTGGAGTTCCTGGAGGTGTTTCTACCGCCCTAGCTATGGGTGTTCCAAATGTGCCCATAATTGTATGGCGTTGTGTCGAAGAAGTTGAAAGAAGAGGTCTTGACATCATTG GTCTATACAGGCTCTGTGGATCAGCTACGAAAAAAAGGATACTTAGGGAGGCTTTTGAAAGGAATGCTCGTTCAGTGAATCTGTCGCCTGACAATGTACCAGATATCAACGTGATTACTG GTGTACTGAAGGACTACTTGCGAGAACTTCCAGAACCACTCTTCACAAGGTGCCTCTATCAGATGATGGTCGATGCATTGGCCGTCTGTTTACCGGATGATCCACAAGGCAACGCAAAACTCATGTTTAGTATACTTGACTGTTTACCAAAGGTGAACAGA TGTACGTTAATCTACTTGCTGGACCATCTGGCAATGGTAGTATCACAGTGTAATAAAATGTCGCCAGCAAGTTTGGCAGTCTGTTTCGGCCCAGTTTTAATGCTACATTCTGAAGAGAATGGACCGCCTTTGGATTTCCAACAACCAATAGCAGTTCTCAAGTATCTTCTTGAAATTTGGCCTGTTAAGTCAG TTCGGAAGATTTCTTCAGTCGCTTCGGCGCTTCCTCGAGTTACGCCAACAGTCGAGCACAACAGCAGTCAACAGCAACTGCAGCACCAGCAGCAGGCTCAGCAACAGGTGCAACAACAACTGCAGGGAACATTGGGACGCACAGGGCTGCCCTGGCAGCCTCAACACTCACTTCATCAACAGCCCCCAACTACGGCAACACCCGCAGCCCTCGCGCCCTCCACTCGTCCTCCACCACCGGTCAAGCCTCGCCAG GTGATAGTCTCGTCTCCCGGTTCACCTAGCAgtgaggagtcggaagcctcgCCGGAACCGATTAACAAAAGCCTCCTGGGCGGCCTGGGACTCGAAAAGAACAACGAAGGGGCCACAGCGAACTCGACTGGTCCTGGAACAGAACAGATTACGCCAACCAGCAGTGTCGACACCGAGGAAGGAAATACACCACATCCTGAAGAGGGTGAGAAGGGCGTCGAGGGTGATGCAGAGGCCAGCGATGACGATCGACATTAG
- the LOC100651665 gene encoding rho GTPase-activating protein 100F isoform X5 produces the protein MQWRKHVRIKYGGRVGVGQGQREREQVQLQVRVVQLQREGGARLSYVCHQPQLSSTARRSCSAAAMLCCGRRKEGRGEVTDISASPGRQAPANQLRPKEPPPMVIQGDFRKVSGISTEIFKQIETVENDHDASTAAALEAVERRGEMVVRVIEPRQMGRQASEAAKKFIAMQDPKHPIHFVEIIKRPGQTLGLYIREGNGVDRNDGVFISRIALETAVYNSGCLKVGDEILAVNLVDVTHMSLDDVVIIMSIPRRLVLATRHGQHQPVSHSRQTEHKAPPVVVIKRELNEDESDHATSNHVRDGNRRRGDGREMLPSRSRLGLSGLGSSQDLGSSNGDLYYNSRPEGHWSYQPPPPPVITHQPKPSTTQHFQPYERGYPKTLESLAEKVHSFYTGPVIPSNGGRRMSTGAGMQSVGSRLSSQTQPSHYGYGQHSGSGRIMPRSGSDQHLPRVDYTSITTPARHTLLRSSLKSGTSALRYNTRYGTQGDSTSTTQRQGQFGTLTRRHRPSLDYASDTEATCSSSPKSAYYYYRHNMNNPPQSSAVSHLATLSRSQIGQSSSGLRSNSLPRSGRTLPQQPGLRSGLSTVASGLIDQEDSDGALSAPELPSIRRDRGRIPSSPSVFTSDEYRAWLSRTPSTSALYEQIRATTTRPPRYTYSAENIHAAVNQGEYGSYGTYRPLSSTLDRLSTRSASAQQVNLANLRASTAISSTCHRGTANPRPASVASSARTSLTSQKPSLSSSTTQRATSVRRIRNLLDLESTRSIPTPTPTRTQDQRLLDINPAEFLKYKIEKPPTVGTPSSTSSLLSSLGETSSGDLAGGVSGLLWVHLLAGRGLRSTTSSSAATTPSTPSGQPNLASCGLRDLYCVLECDRVHKARTVMRTGDLMFDWDETFELDLVGNRQLDLLVYSWDPQYRHKLCYKGSVHLATLLKESPVHQLAVKVEPRGTIYLRLRYTDAQQTFRRRGLPVISLATRVAPLFGVDLDTVVSRESKTGGVPGGVSTALAMGVPNVPIIVWRCVEEVERRGLDIIGLYRLCGSATKKRILREAFERNARSVNLSPDNVPDINVITGVLKDYLRELPEPLFTRCLYQMMVDALAVCLPDDPQGNAKLMFSILDCLPKVNRCTLIYLLDHLAMVVSQCNKMSPASLAVCFGPVLMLHSEENGPPLDFQQPIAVLKYLLEIWPVKSVRKISSVASALPRVTPTVEHNSSQQQLQHQQQAQQQVQQQLQGTLGRTGLPWQPQHSLHQQPPTTATPAALAPSTRPPPPVKPRQVIVSSPGSPSSEESEASPEPINKSLLGGLGLEKNNEGATANSTGPGTEQITPTSSVDTEEGNTPHPEEGEKGVEGDAEASDDDRH, from the exons GAGGGCCGGGGGGAAGTGACAGACATCAGTGCAAGTCCTGGGAGGCAAGCACCTGCCAACCAGTTGCGCCCCAAGGAACCACCCCCCATGGTGATTCAGGGAGATTTCAGAAAG GTGAGTGGAATCAGCACAGAGATCTTCAAACAGATCGAGACCGTCGAGAACGATCATGACGCCTCGACAGCAGCGGCCCTCGAAGCTGTCGAACGAAGGGGTGAGATGGTCGTCCGAGTCATCGAGCCACGACAGATGGGCAGACAGGCGTCCGAGGCGGCGAAGAAGTTCATTGCTATGCAG GATCCAAAGCACCCCATCCACTTTGTCGAGATAATCAAAAGGCCAGGCCAGACGCTGGGGTTGTACATACGGGAGGGCAATGGCGTCGACAGAAACGACGGTGTCTTTATCTCGAGGATAGCCCTGGAGACCGCAGTCTACAACAGCGGCTGCCTGAAG GTTGGGGATGAAATCCTAGCAGTGAATCTGGTCGATGTGACGCACATGAGCCTGGACGATGTCGTGATCATTATGTCGATACCCAGGAGGCTCGTCCTGGCGACTAGGCATGGCCAGCACCAGCCAGTCTCACATAGTCGTCAGACCGAGCACAAAGCGCCTCCGGTTGTGGTGATCAAGCGGGAGCTAAATGAAGATGAGAGCGACCATGCAACGAGTAACCACGTCAG GGATGGCAATCGTAGGCGTGGCGACGGTCGTGAGATGCTACCTTCCCGGTCTAGATTAGGTCTGTCGGGTCTAGGCTCCAGTCAAGACCTAGGTTCGAGCAACGGTGATCTATACTACAACTCCAGACCGGAGGGACACTGGTCGTATCAACCACCACCACCTCCTGTTATTACACATCAGCCAAAACCCTCTACAACGCAACACTTCCAGCCTTATGAGCGTGGATACCCAAAAACTTTGGAGAGTTTAGCTGAAAAA GTACACTCCTTCTACACGGGGCCAGTCATCCCCTCAAATGGTGGTCGTCGAATGTCCACGGGCGCAGGGATGCAATCAGTTGGCAGTAGATTGTCTAGTCAGACTCAGCCATCGCATTATGGTTATGGCCAACATTCTGGAAGTGGAAGAATTATGCCTAGAAGCGGTTCAGATCAACATTTACCTCGCGTTGATTACACTAGTATCACCACTCCAGCTCGACATACTCTTCTTAGATCCAGCTTGAAGTCAG GAACATCTGCGTTGAGATACAACACCAGATATGGCACTCAGGGAGACAGTACATCGACTACTCAAAGACAAGGTCAATTTGGTACTCTAACCAGGAGGCACCGACCGTCGTTGGATTATGCTTCAGACACTGAAGCAACCTGTTCGAGTTCGCCCAAGTCGGCGTATTATTACTACAGGCACAATATGAACAATCCGCCTCAGAGTAGCGCTGTCTCGCATCTTGCCACCCTATCGAGATCACAAATTGGTCAGAGTTCCTCAG GCTTGAGATCGAATTCGTTGCCTCGTAGTGGCAGAACGTTGCCCCAGCAACCAGGTCTCAGGTCTGGACTTAGCACAGTAGCATCTGGACTAATAGATCAGGAAGATAGTGACGGAGCACTATCAGCGCCCGAACTACCTTCCATTAGACGCGATAGAG GAAGAATACCGTCATCACCCAGTGTGTTCACATCAGATGAGTACCGAGCATGGCTGAGTCGAACGCCGAGTACCAGTGCATTGTACGAGCAGATTAGAGCCACTACGACTAGACCACCACGTTACACTTACAGCGCAGAGAACATCCACGCAGCTGTAAATCAA GGTGAATATGGAAGCTATGGGACGTACAGACCATTGTCCAGCACGCTGGATCGTTTGTCAACAAGATCAGCCTCTGCTCAGCAAGTGAATCTTGCCAACTTAAGAGCATCGACAGCGATCAGCTCGACGTGTCATCGTGGAACAGCGAACCCAAGACCGGCCTCGGTTGCATCTAGTGCTCGTACGTCCTTGACGAGTCAGAAACCGTCACTGAGCAGCTCCACCACCCAGAGGGCAACGTCGGTCAGAAGAATCAGGAACCTGCTGGACTTGGAGTCCACCCGAAGCATACCTACCCCCACACCTACCAGAACTCAGGATCAAAGACTGCTAGATATTAATCCTGCAG AGTTCCTTAAGTATAAGATAGAAAAACCTCCGACTGTGGGAACTCCGAGCTCGACTAGCTCTCTTTTGAGCTCGCTCGGGGAAACCAGCAGCGGTGACCTGGCGGGTGGTGTTAGTGGACTACTTTGGGTGCATCTTCTGGCAGGTCGTGGCCTCCGCTCAACAACATCCTCCTCAGCGGCCACTACTCCTTCCACACCATCAGGTCAGCCTAATTTAG CTAGTTGCGGCTTGAGAGACCTTTACTGCGTACTGGAGTGCGATAGGGTACACAAGGCGAGGACAGTGATGCGAACTGGCGATTTAATGTTCGACTGGGACGAAACCTTCGAGCTGGATCTCGTTGGCAACCGGCAGTTAGACTTGCTGGTCTATTCCTGGGATCCACAGTACAGGCACAAGCTTTGTTACAAAGGATCTGTGCACCTGGCGACCCTTTTGAAAGAATCACCAGTTCACCAGCTAGCTGTCAAAGTCGAACCACGTGGCACAATTTATCTAAGACTGAGATATACGGATGCTCAGCAGACATTCCGAAGGAGAGGACTCCCGGTCATATCTCTGGCTACCAGAGTGGCGCCACTTTTCGGAGTTGACCTTGACACGGTG GTGAGTCGAGAGAGCAAGACTGGTGGAGTTCCTGGAGGTGTTTCTACCGCCCTAGCTATGGGTGTTCCAAATGTGCCCATAATTGTATGGCGTTGTGTCGAAGAAGTTGAAAGAAGAGGTCTTGACATCATTG GTCTATACAGGCTCTGTGGATCAGCTACGAAAAAAAGGATACTTAGGGAGGCTTTTGAAAGGAATGCTCGTTCAGTGAATCTGTCGCCTGACAATGTACCAGATATCAACGTGATTACTG GTGTACTGAAGGACTACTTGCGAGAACTTCCAGAACCACTCTTCACAAGGTGCCTCTATCAGATGATGGTCGATGCATTGGCCGTCTGTTTACCGGATGATCCACAAGGCAACGCAAAACTCATGTTTAGTATACTTGACTGTTTACCAAAGGTGAACAGA TGTACGTTAATCTACTTGCTGGACCATCTGGCAATGGTAGTATCACAGTGTAATAAAATGTCGCCAGCAAGTTTGGCAGTCTGTTTCGGCCCAGTTTTAATGCTACATTCTGAAGAGAATGGACCGCCTTTGGATTTCCAACAACCAATAGCAGTTCTCAAGTATCTTCTTGAAATTTGGCCTGTTAAGTCAG TTCGGAAGATTTCTTCAGTCGCTTCGGCGCTTCCTCGAGTTACGCCAACAGTCGAGCACAACAGCAGTCAACAGCAACTGCAGCACCAGCAGCAGGCTCAGCAACAGGTGCAACAACAACTGCAGGGAACATTGGGACGCACAGGGCTGCCCTGGCAGCCTCAACACTCACTTCATCAACAGCCCCCAACTACGGCAACACCCGCAGCCCTCGCGCCCTCCACTCGTCCTCCACCACCGGTCAAGCCTCGCCAG GTGATAGTCTCGTCTCCCGGTTCACCTAGCAgtgaggagtcggaagcctcgCCGGAACCGATTAACAAAAGCCTCCTGGGCGGCCTGGGACTCGAAAAGAACAACGAAGGGGCCACAGCGAACTCGACTGGTCCTGGAACAGAACAGATTACGCCAACCAGCAGTGTCGACACCGAGGAAGGAAATACACCACATCCTGAAGAGGGTGAGAAGGGCGTCGAGGGTGATGCAGAGGCCAGCGATGACGATCGACATTAG